One genomic region from Terriglobales bacterium encodes:
- the hflX gene encoding GTPase HflX, translating into MEWGPRRTRPGSIPDQARRAAASARGPESEAAVPAVSVEESLAELRELATSAGAQVVGEFLQRRDRPDPATLVGRGKLQEISGALASSGADLLIFDHDLSPSQQRNIEQAVGTRVVDRTQLILDIFARHARTREGQLQVELAQLEYLLPRLTGRGVEMSQLAGGIGTRGPGETQLETDRRRIYRRIRHIQQQLEKVRRTRAQQRQRRESVPVATVALVGYTNAGKSTLFNALTRAGVEESPRLFATVDPTLRAVTLPSRRRILLSDTVGFIRNLPHTLVTSFRATLEEVERAALLLHVMDVTSPVAADHEAQVEKVLGELGAASKPRLRVVNKIDLLPPADRDARRDDERTVHISAARGIGISTLLDRIDQRLEEDPLSRVHLRMPQAEGKALAMVEARARVFARRYRDGFVELDAQAPASLLRKLRPYVVD; encoded by the coding sequence TTGGAATGGGGACCGCGCCGGACTCGGCCCGGTTCCATCCCTGACCAGGCGCGGCGTGCTGCCGCTTCCGCGCGCGGACCGGAGAGTGAGGCCGCCGTTCCCGCCGTCTCGGTGGAGGAATCCCTCGCCGAGTTGCGCGAGCTGGCCACCAGCGCCGGCGCGCAGGTGGTGGGCGAGTTCCTGCAGCGCCGCGACCGCCCCGACCCGGCGACTCTCGTGGGCCGCGGCAAGCTCCAGGAAATTTCCGGCGCCCTCGCCTCCAGCGGCGCTGACCTGCTCATCTTCGACCACGACCTCTCACCGTCGCAGCAGCGCAACATCGAGCAGGCTGTGGGCACGCGCGTGGTCGACCGCACCCAGCTCATCCTCGATATCTTTGCCCGCCACGCCCGCACGCGCGAAGGCCAGCTCCAGGTGGAACTGGCCCAGCTCGAGTACCTGCTACCCCGCCTCACCGGCCGCGGCGTGGAGATGTCGCAGCTTGCCGGCGGCATCGGCACCCGTGGCCCGGGCGAAACGCAGCTCGAAACCGACCGCCGCCGCATCTACCGCCGCATCCGTCACATCCAGCAGCAGCTCGAAAAAGTGCGGCGCACCCGCGCACAGCAGCGCCAGCGCCGCGAATCCGTCCCGGTCGCGACCGTCGCGCTGGTGGGCTACACCAACGCCGGCAAGTCCACGCTGTTCAACGCTCTCACCCGAGCCGGCGTTGAGGAATCTCCGCGCCTGTTCGCCACCGTCGATCCCACCCTGCGCGCCGTCACGCTCCCTTCGCGGCGCAGGATCCTGCTTTCCGACACGGTCGGTTTCATCCGCAATCTGCCCCACACGCTGGTAACCTCCTTCCGCGCCACGCTCGAGGAAGTGGAGCGCGCCGCACTGCTGCTGCACGTCATGGACGTCACCAGTCCGGTGGCCGCCGACCACGAAGCCCAGGTCGAAAAAGTGCTGGGCGAGCTGGGCGCGGCCTCCAAGCCCCGCTTGCGCGTGGTCAACAAGATCGACCTGCTCCCGCCCGCCGACCGGGACGCCCGGCGCGACGACGAACGTACCGTGCACATCTCCGCCGCCCGCGGCATCGGCATCTCGACGCTGCTCGACCGCATCGACCAGAGGCTCGAGGAAGACCCGCTCAGCCGCGTCCACCTGCGCATGCCGCAGGCCGAAGGCAAGGCGCTGGCCATGGTGGAAGCCCGCGCCCGCGTCTTCGCCCGCCGCTACCGCGACGGCTTCGTCGAACTCGACGCCCAGGCACCAGCCTCCCTCTTGCGCAAACTCCGCCCGTACGTCGTTGATTAA
- a CDS encoding FoF1 ATP synthase subunit gamma, with protein sequence MANVLDIRRRIRSVRNTRQITKAMKMVSAAKLRRAQDRALSARPYARMLTSVLQSLVTRAEIYDPETGEARHPLLARREEKDILLVVVTGDKGLAGAFNTNILKAAQRFLESKPDKNVDIIAVGRKGRDFLRRRYPAGELQLRVAAGMQHPEAEPPARAARIQVVGEHTNIFSRLEFTHARDLAEEVIAAYTRGQADAVYLVYNEFKSVVSQRLVVDEILPIEEIGAADIRMAEEMTDEQKKRLVEAARAAGVSVHAADTAEIDRRAAAFVAGVDYIYEQPALELFHSLLPRYVSVQIFHALLESVAAEHAARMTAMDSATNNASEMIDDLTLAMNRARQARITKEIIEIVSGAAAL encoded by the coding sequence ATGGCAAACGTCCTGGACATTCGCCGCCGTATCCGCAGCGTGCGCAACACGCGGCAGATCACCAAGGCCATGAAGATGGTCTCGGCGGCCAAGCTGCGCCGCGCCCAGGACCGCGCCCTTTCCGCGCGGCCTTACGCCCGCATGCTCACCAGCGTGCTGCAGTCGCTGGTCACCCGCGCCGAGATCTACGACCCGGAGACCGGCGAAGCCCGCCATCCCCTGCTCGCCCGCCGCGAAGAAAAGGACATCCTGCTGGTCGTGGTCACCGGCGACAAGGGCTTGGCCGGCGCGTTCAACACCAATATCCTCAAGGCCGCGCAGCGCTTCCTCGAATCCAAGCCGGACAAGAATGTGGACATCATCGCCGTGGGTCGCAAGGGGCGCGACTTCCTGCGCCGCCGCTATCCCGCCGGCGAGCTGCAGCTTCGGGTCGCCGCCGGCATGCAGCATCCCGAAGCCGAGCCTCCTGCTCGCGCCGCAAGGATTCAGGTGGTCGGCGAACACACCAACATCTTCAGCCGCCTGGAGTTCACTCACGCCCGCGATCTGGCCGAAGAGGTCATCGCCGCCTACACCCGCGGCCAGGCCGATGCCGTGTATCTGGTTTACAACGAGTTCAAGTCGGTCGTCTCGCAGCGCCTCGTGGTGGATGAGATCCTGCCCATCGAGGAGATCGGCGCCGCCGATATCCGTATGGCCGAGGAGATGACCGACGAGCAGAAGAAGCGCCTGGTCGAGGCGGCGCGCGCCGCCGGCGTCAGCGTTCACGCCGCCGATACAGCCGAAATCGACCGCCGCGCCGCCGCCTTCGTCGCCGGCGTGGACTACATCTACGAGCAGCCGGCGCTGGAGCTCTTCCACAGCCTGCTGCCGCGCTACGTCAGCGTGCAGATTTTTCACGCCCTGCTGGAGTCGGTGGCCGCGGAGCATGCCGCCCGCATGACCGCCATGGACTCGGCCACCAACAACGCTTCGGAGATGATCGACGACCTGACCCTGGCCATGAACCGCGCCCGCCAGGCCCGTATCACCAAGGAGATCATCGAGATCGTTTCCGGAGCTGCAGCTTTGTAG
- the hfq gene encoding RNA chaperone Hfq produces MLPADPKPAQNIQDAFLNNARRDKSVVTIYLVSGVKLTGRIRSFDKYSVILESNHQEQLIFKHAISTVVLPRPGHGAERSAAAHAAAPEPPSADSPEA; encoded by the coding sequence ATGTTGCCTGCGGATCCCAAGCCGGCCCAGAACATCCAGGACGCGTTCCTGAACAACGCGCGCCGGGACAAGTCCGTGGTGACCATCTACCTGGTCAGCGGCGTGAAGCTCACCGGCCGCATCCGCTCCTTCGACAAGTATTCGGTCATCCTGGAATCGAACCACCAGGAGCAGCTCATCTTCAAGCACGCCATCTCGACCGTGGTGCTGCCGCGCCCCGGTCACGGCGCTGAGAGGAGCGCGGCGGCCCACGCTGCCGCTCCCGAGCCTCCCTCCGCCGACTCTCCGGAGGCCTGA
- a CDS encoding ATP synthase F0 subunit B — protein sequence MTARLALLAVLFAGLVLAAAAFAQEHQPAAQPGHEASDSSQAAGEHEGDAHAEFKYSPSVRKIAEWTGMSVESAYWVSVILNFVAVVVVLWVVLRPVIGKAFADRNVAIRQSIDEARKASEEAQKRLADIEARLARISTEIADLRSAAEADVAAEEARLRAAAEEDKAAILRAAEEEISAAARLARKDLKAYAAELAVSLAEKRIQVSEQADQQMVRSFLEQLSRDGR from the coding sequence ATGACCGCCCGCCTCGCTCTTCTCGCGGTGCTGTTCGCCGGTCTGGTCCTGGCCGCGGCCGCGTTCGCCCAGGAACACCAGCCCGCCGCACAACCCGGCCACGAAGCCTCCGACAGCAGTCAGGCCGCCGGCGAGCACGAGGGCGACGCGCACGCAGAATTCAAGTATTCGCCCTCGGTCAGGAAGATCGCCGAATGGACCGGGATGAGCGTCGAGAGCGCCTACTGGGTCAGCGTCATCCTGAATTTCGTGGCGGTCGTGGTGGTGTTGTGGGTCGTGCTCCGGCCGGTCATCGGCAAAGCCTTCGCAGACCGCAACGTCGCCATCCGCCAGTCCATCGACGAGGCGCGCAAGGCCAGCGAGGAAGCGCAAAAACGTCTGGCCGATATCGAAGCCCGCCTCGCCCGCATCAGCACCGAGATCGCCGATCTGCGCTCCGCTGCGGAAGCCGACGTCGCCGCCGAGGAGGCCCGCCTGCGCGCCGCCGCCGAAGAAGACAAGGCCGCCATCCTGCGCGCTGCCGAGGAAGAGATCAGCGCCGCTGCCCGCCTGGCGCGCAAGGACCTGAAGGCTTACGCGGCCGAGCTTGCGGTGTCTCTCGCGGAAAAACGCATCCAGGTCAGCGAGCAGGCGGACCAGCAGATGGTGCGCAGCTTCCTGGAACAGCTTTCCCGGGACGGGAGGTAG
- a CDS encoding urate hydroxylase PuuD: MDFLSSVLPALFQVKILPPGDGPLYEVTLRWIHFLAGITWIGLLYFFNLVNVPFQKELEAGYKGKVVLALMPRALWWFRWGAMMTVLAGFMYWMIIVAADARNAAVHGLSASSMNSVLNFLGIWIGTWVLVMLLVTHGKGALNKGPFLAVFVAALIFGATMIYLKLNAHGWESSRMLSIGVGGGYGFIMLFNVWGIIWRNQKKILAWTRANVTDGTPVPEQSAKLARAAFLASRTNAWLSVPMLFFMASASHYTFLVQ; the protein is encoded by the coding sequence ATGGACTTCCTGAGTTCTGTGTTGCCCGCTCTCTTCCAGGTGAAGATCCTGCCCCCGGGAGACGGGCCGCTGTATGAAGTGACGCTGCGCTGGATCCACTTTCTGGCCGGAATCACATGGATCGGGCTGCTGTACTTCTTCAACCTGGTGAATGTGCCCTTCCAGAAAGAGCTGGAGGCCGGCTACAAGGGCAAGGTGGTGCTGGCCCTGATGCCGCGGGCGCTGTGGTGGTTCCGCTGGGGCGCCATGATGACGGTGCTGGCCGGCTTCATGTACTGGATGATCATCGTGGCCGCCGACGCCCGCAACGCCGCCGTGCATGGGCTGAGCGCGAGCTCGATGAACTCGGTGCTGAACTTCCTGGGCATCTGGATCGGGACCTGGGTGCTGGTGATGCTGCTGGTGACGCACGGCAAAGGCGCGCTCAACAAGGGCCCGTTCCTGGCGGTTTTCGTAGCAGCGCTGATCTTCGGCGCCACCATGATCTACCTGAAGCTGAACGCCCACGGCTGGGAGAGCAGCCGCATGCTCTCCATCGGCGTGGGGGGCGGCTACGGGTTCATCATGCTGTTCAACGTGTGGGGCATCATCTGGCGCAACCAGAAGAAGATCCTGGCCTGGACGCGGGCAAACGTCACTGACGGCACGCCAGTGCCGGAACAGTCGGCCAAGCTGGCGCGGGCGGCGTTTTTGGCCTCGCGCACCAATGCCTGGCTCTCCGTTCCTATGTTGTTCTTCATGGCTTCAGCCAGCCACTACACGTTCCTGGTGCAGTAG
- the atpH gene encoding ATP synthase F1 subunit delta: protein MAAVVSRYARALADLAIEKHLDPARTVAELNALAEVIAQHHELRTVLENPSVPARQKLAVLDAIVARLGVSRYLRNFAAVVMDHRRIAALPEIARQFALELDSRLGFAEAEITSARELAEDEKRDLTARLEKLTGKKIRPRYRQDPQVLGGAVIRIGSTVYDGTVRGQLQRLKEQLAGT from the coding sequence ATGGCCGCCGTCGTCAGCCGCTACGCTCGCGCCCTCGCCGACCTGGCGATCGAGAAGCATCTCGATCCCGCCCGCACCGTCGCCGAGCTCAACGCGCTGGCCGAAGTCATCGCCCAGCACCACGAACTGCGCACCGTGCTGGAGAATCCCTCCGTGCCCGCGCGCCAGAAGCTGGCCGTGCTCGACGCCATTGTGGCCCGTCTCGGCGTCTCCCGCTACTTGCGCAATTTCGCCGCCGTGGTGATGGATCACCGCCGCATCGCGGCGCTGCCGGAGATCGCCCGCCAGTTCGCGCTCGAGCTGGATTCGCGCCTGGGCTTCGCCGAGGCGGAGATCACCTCCGCCCGCGAGCTCGCAGAAGACGAAAAACGTGATCTCACTGCGCGCCTGGAGAAGCTCACCGGCAAAAAGATCCGCCCGCGCTACCGCCAGGATCCGCAGGTGCTGGGCGGCGCGGTCATCCGCATCGGCTCTACCGTCTATGACGGTACCGTGCGCGGCCAGCTCCAGCGCCTCAAAGAGCAACTCGCCGGCACCTGA
- the atpA gene encoding F0F1 ATP synthase subunit alpha: protein MAQIKADEITQIIREQIENYESRVSVDEVGTIISLGDGIARIHGLDKVMAGEMLAFPHGVSGIAMNLEEDQVGCVLLGEYTELKEGDQVKRTRRIMSVPVGEVMIGRVVNALGQAIDDKGPITTDKYIPLERLAPGVVDRQPVREPMETGLKAIDSMIPIGRGQRELIIGDRQTGKTAVAIDTIIHNKGKNLICIYCAIGQKRSSIAQVVKILEDYGAMEYTIVVAASASEPAPMQYIAPYAACAMGEYFRDTGRHALCIYDDLSKHAAAYREISLLLRRPPGREAYPGDVFYLHSRLLERAAKLNDKLGGGSLTALPIIETQAGDVSAYIPTNVISITDGQIYLETDLFNSGVRPAVNVGLSVSRVGGNAQIKAMRQVAGTLRLELAQFRELAAFAQFGSDLDKATQAQLNRGRRLTEALKQDQYAPLSVPKQIVEIFAGTSGFLDTLPVEQVREFEAELFKYVDSMYPDVLKKIAEKKALDDALRGELNKIVSDFRDKFVKDRQLAGAS, encoded by the coding sequence ATGGCACAGATCAAAGCTGACGAAATCACGCAGATCATCCGCGAGCAGATCGAGAACTACGAGTCCCGCGTCTCGGTCGACGAGGTGGGCACCATCATCTCGCTCGGCGACGGCATCGCCCGCATCCACGGCCTCGACAAGGTCATGGCCGGCGAAATGCTCGCCTTTCCCCACGGCGTTTCCGGCATCGCCATGAACCTGGAGGAAGACCAGGTCGGCTGCGTGCTCCTGGGCGAGTACACCGAACTCAAGGAAGGCGACCAGGTCAAGCGCACCCGCCGCATCATGAGCGTCCCCGTGGGCGAAGTCATGATCGGCCGCGTCGTCAACGCGCTCGGCCAGGCCATCGACGACAAGGGCCCCATCACCACCGATAAGTACATCCCGCTCGAGCGCCTGGCGCCCGGCGTCGTGGACCGCCAGCCGGTGCGCGAGCCCATGGAGACCGGGCTCAAGGCCATCGACAGCATGATTCCCATCGGTCGCGGCCAGCGCGAGCTCATTATCGGCGACCGCCAGACCGGTAAGACCGCCGTCGCCATCGATACCATCATCCACAACAAGGGCAAGAACCTTATCTGCATCTACTGCGCCATCGGCCAGAAGCGCAGCTCCATCGCCCAGGTGGTGAAGATTCTGGAAGACTACGGCGCCATGGAGTACACCATCGTCGTGGCCGCTTCGGCGTCGGAGCCCGCGCCCATGCAATACATCGCGCCCTACGCCGCCTGCGCCATGGGCGAGTATTTCCGCGACACCGGCCGCCACGCCCTGTGCATCTACGACGATCTCTCCAAGCACGCCGCAGCCTACCGTGAGATCTCGCTCCTGCTGCGCCGTCCGCCGGGCCGCGAAGCTTACCCCGGCGACGTTTTCTATCTGCACTCCCGCCTGCTGGAGCGCGCGGCCAAGCTCAACGACAAGCTCGGCGGCGGTTCGCTCACCGCCCTGCCCATCATTGAGACCCAGGCCGGCGACGTCTCCGCCTACATTCCCACCAACGTCATCTCCATCACCGACGGCCAGATCTACTTGGAGACCGACCTGTTCAACAGCGGCGTCCGCCCCGCGGTCAACGTCGGCCTTTCGGTGAGCCGCGTGGGCGGCAACGCCCAGATCAAGGCCATGCGCCAGGTGGCCGGCACTCTGCGCCTGGAACTGGCCCAGTTCCGCGAGCTGGCCGCCTTCGCGCAGTTCGGCTCCGACCTCGATAAGGCCACCCAGGCGCAGCTCAACCGCGGCCGCCGCCTCACCGAAGCTCTCAAGCAGGACCAGTACGCGCCCCTCTCCGTCCCCAAGCAGATCGTGGAGATTTTCGCCGGCACAAGCGGCTTCCTCGACACTCTGCCCGTCGAGCAGGTGCGCGAATTCGAGGCCGAGCTCTTCAAGTACGTGGATTCGATGTATCCCGATGTCCTCAAGAAGATCGCGGAGAAGAAGGCGCTCGACGACGCCCTCCGCGGCGAGTTGAACAAGATTGTCAGTGATTTCAGGGATAAGTTCGTGAAAGACCGCCAGCTCGCCGGCGCGAGCTGA